Proteins from a genomic interval of Arthrobacter sp. CAN_C5:
- a CDS encoding carbohydrate kinase: MLTVIGETLIDEVISDVASPRAHVGGSPMNVAVGLARLGHPCRFVGRWGDDEYGRMIQEHLHSNSVLTPMGPDKHPTSTATARLDPAGGASYKFKLVWELPAIREETDRILEGTTWLHTGSIATMLEPGASDVLAVVRQAHPLATISYDPNCRPSIVTDVVYARAQAEKFVALADVVKASDEDLEWLYPGQDVLETARFWLAKGPAMVVVTRGSLGPWAVVARGEASVPAPAAQVVDTVGAGDSFMSALLGSLVDRGFAGAQQRNDLRHISVEQVEAVLVYAAKAAAVTVSRAGANPPNRNELMTDPN, from the coding sequence GTGCTCACCGTGATCGGGGAAACCCTTATAGACGAAGTAATCAGCGATGTCGCGTCGCCCCGCGCCCATGTGGGCGGCAGCCCGATGAACGTGGCGGTCGGTCTGGCCAGGCTGGGGCATCCCTGCCGTTTTGTTGGGCGGTGGGGCGATGATGAGTATGGGCGGATGATCCAGGAACACCTCCACAGCAACTCTGTGTTGACTCCGATGGGACCCGACAAGCACCCCACCAGCACTGCCACCGCGCGGCTGGATCCCGCAGGTGGTGCCTCCTACAAATTCAAGCTGGTGTGGGAGCTGCCGGCCATCCGTGAAGAGACGGACCGGATCCTTGAGGGCACCACGTGGTTGCACACCGGATCGATCGCCACCATGCTGGAGCCCGGAGCGTCTGATGTGCTGGCCGTCGTCCGGCAGGCGCACCCGCTGGCCACCATCTCCTATGACCCCAACTGTCGGCCCAGCATCGTCACCGATGTGGTCTATGCCCGGGCCCAGGCGGAGAAGTTCGTTGCTCTCGCCGACGTCGTCAAAGCCTCGGATGAGGACCTTGAGTGGCTCTACCCCGGTCAGGACGTCCTGGAGACAGCGCGGTTCTGGTTGGCCAAGGGCCCGGCCATGGTGGTGGTCACGCGGGGTTCCCTCGGTCCGTGGGCCGTCGTCGCACGCGGCGAAGCCTCGGTCCCCGCGCCGGCTGCTCAGGTGGTGGATACGGTGGGTGCTGGAGACTCCTTCATGTCGGCGCTGCTGGGTTCCCTCGTGGACCGGGGCTTCGCGGGAGCGCAGCAGCGGAATGACCTGCGCCACATCTCCGTTGAACAGGTGGAAGCAGTCCTCGTGTATGCAGCAA
- a CDS encoding DUF6318 family protein has product MKIRNAAAIAVIALATLTACGESTEPAAPSEAAAPTPASSTAPAQNVQEPETNELMSEASPEGAQAFLHHVFALKSYNQRTGETEQLLATLDGAEAATAEADEFAALYADGGWVLGGQPKVKQIIVTTPAEEVAEDVEVDALITVNPDAYTSFDEAGEVQETRPFDPAGTIYSATVVYTDGAWKATYLEETPDAELPSE; this is encoded by the coding sequence ATGAAGATCAGAAATGCTGCGGCGATCGCCGTCATCGCTCTCGCCACGCTGACCGCCTGCGGCGAGTCGACTGAGCCCGCCGCCCCTTCCGAGGCTGCCGCTCCCACCCCTGCGAGCTCCACTGCACCTGCGCAGAATGTTCAGGAGCCGGAGACCAACGAGCTGATGAGCGAAGCAAGCCCAGAGGGCGCGCAGGCCTTCCTGCACCACGTCTTCGCGTTGAAGTCCTACAACCAGCGGACCGGGGAAACCGAGCAGCTGCTCGCCACCCTTGACGGCGCCGAAGCAGCGACCGCAGAGGCTGACGAATTTGCGGCACTGTACGCGGACGGCGGCTGGGTCCTGGGTGGACAGCCGAAGGTCAAGCAGATCATCGTCACCACCCCGGCAGAAGAAGTGGCCGAGGACGTTGAGGTTGACGCACTGATCACCGTCAACCCTGATGCCTACACGTCATTCGACGAGGCTGGAGAGGTACAGGAGACCCGCCCGTTCGACCCGGCGGGCACCATCTATTCAGCAACAGTGGTCTACACCGACGGCGCATGGAAGGCCACCTACCTGGAGGAAACCCCTGACGCCGAACTCCCCTCGGAGTAA
- a CDS encoding ROK family protein, with protein MSGNTIVPVLEVGGTHLTAALVESGTWAIDRQSLARVGLQAQGTAESLIEAIGRAADALTAAPGAVWSVAIPGPFDYATGIGRFEHVGKFDSLNGVDVRDALMDRISPTPGMIHFLNDADAFGVGEYALGAARGHERALCITLGTGVGSTFLNHGEPVSTGPAVSPDGSIHHETYRGSPLERTVSRRAIRAAYAAAAGVDPATGPDVHTIAAQSRAGDDAARQVLDTAFGALGETLAVVLKRFDASILVIGGSMAGSWDLVEPAIRAGMTLEDQRLADFRIEQAILPDDAALVGAAYWASRQAAHSH; from the coding sequence ATGAGCGGCAACACCATCGTCCCCGTGCTCGAAGTGGGAGGCACCCACCTCACCGCAGCCCTGGTCGAATCCGGGACGTGGGCGATCGATCGACAGTCGCTGGCCCGGGTCGGCCTGCAGGCCCAGGGGACCGCCGAGAGCCTGATTGAAGCAATCGGGCGTGCCGCCGATGCTCTCACCGCTGCCCCGGGCGCCGTCTGGTCCGTGGCGATTCCCGGCCCCTTCGACTACGCAACGGGAATTGGCCGGTTTGAGCACGTGGGAAAGTTCGACAGCCTCAACGGCGTCGACGTTCGGGATGCCCTGATGGACCGCATCAGTCCCACACCCGGGATGATCCACTTCCTCAACGACGCTGACGCTTTCGGGGTGGGGGAATATGCCCTCGGAGCCGCGCGGGGCCATGAGCGTGCGCTCTGCATCACCCTGGGCACCGGCGTGGGGTCGACATTCTTGAACCACGGGGAACCGGTCAGCACCGGTCCGGCGGTTTCACCCGATGGAAGCATCCATCACGAGACGTACCGGGGTAGCCCACTGGAGCGCACCGTGTCCCGTCGGGCCATCCGGGCAGCCTATGCGGCAGCAGCGGGAGTGGACCCGGCAACGGGCCCCGACGTCCACACCATCGCCGCCCAGAGCCGCGCCGGCGATGACGCCGCCCGGCAGGTCCTGGACACCGCGTTCGGTGCATTGGGGGAAACCCTCGCGGTGGTGCTGAAGCGATTCGATGCCAGCATCCTGGTGATCGGCGGCTCCATGGCCGGATCCTGGGATCTGGTGGAACCGGCGATCCGCGCGGGCATGACTCTCGAAGACCAGCGTCTCGCGGACTTCAGGATCGAGCAGGCCATCCTGCCCGACGACGCCGCGCTGGTAGGTGCTGCGTACTGGGCGTCGCGCCAAGCCGCTCACAGTCACTGA
- a CDS encoding alpha/beta hydrolase family protein, with protein MDNLRRRTILGAAGLAAAAALAGCAAAQPGTPQKQPEEPVTPQRYTYGDDPSQFAELYLPAGERLPGVVVIIHGGYWRSGYGLDLGQPLAEDLVSRGYVCWNLEYRRVGDGGGWPETFADVGAGIDLLATAAGDHGLDLTVTTALGHSAGGHLAVWAAGRSTLPDGAPGAGTPVVPLTGVVSQSGVLNLVEAHELGLSDGAVLNLMGVDQVGDPERYRAADPMTAIPLAVPVLALHGEEDSTVPASQSESYVAAALAAGADAELTLIPGDHFAMITPGTDAWVQVVAAVDRLMAA; from the coding sequence GTGGACAACCTACGCCGACGCACCATCCTGGGAGCCGCTGGTCTCGCTGCCGCGGCTGCGCTCGCGGGTTGCGCGGCGGCGCAACCCGGCACGCCACAGAAGCAACCGGAGGAACCAGTGACACCCCAGCGCTACACCTACGGCGATGATCCCAGCCAGTTCGCCGAGCTGTACCTGCCGGCGGGCGAGCGGCTCCCGGGCGTCGTCGTGATCATCCACGGCGGATACTGGCGGTCCGGGTATGGCCTGGATCTGGGGCAGCCGCTGGCCGAGGACCTCGTATCCCGGGGCTACGTCTGCTGGAACCTTGAGTACCGCAGGGTAGGTGATGGTGGCGGCTGGCCGGAGACCTTCGCCGACGTGGGCGCCGGAATAGACCTCCTGGCCACGGCGGCCGGTGACCACGGCCTGGACCTGACGGTGACGACGGCCCTTGGACATTCCGCTGGCGGCCACCTCGCGGTATGGGCTGCGGGACGGTCAACACTGCCCGACGGCGCTCCGGGCGCCGGAACACCAGTGGTTCCGCTGACCGGGGTCGTCAGCCAATCCGGGGTGCTCAACCTTGTGGAGGCACACGAACTGGGTTTGAGCGACGGCGCGGTGCTGAACCTCATGGGCGTGGATCAGGTTGGGGATCCGGAACGCTACCGTGCGGCCGATCCAATGACCGCCATTCCGTTGGCCGTGCCGGTGCTGGCACTGCACGGTGAGGAGGACTCGACGGTTCCGGCTAGCCAGTCCGAAAGCTACGTGGCGGCCGCGCTGGCTGCGGGGGCGGACGCCGAGTTGACGCTGATCCCCGGGGACCACTTCGCGATGATCACGCCGGGAACCGACGCCTGGGTGCAGGTGGTCGCAGCGGTGGACCGCCTGATGGCTGCCTGA
- a CDS encoding GTP pyrophosphokinase family protein codes for MSAWDQLDDRLRPAVEASTREFERVRPRLEEVTRQMQAGIQDIFVGTELNPLFVTARTKTVESFRDKASRMLAATVPGDLPTLVFPDPLRNLTDVVGVRVITTLPHEVDVAANLIKRQRQDFDCRGDREKDIGTIESGTYGYSSRHLILRTIQNEAVKEYQKALDPAAKAGGSYMLEVQIRTVLAHAWSEIEHDIRFKASNPRAWSPYFDRQFTGTAAMLESVESAFAELHERYETVTGFWDEEGEGSVTLTPNRVRDVWQTLLPHVDRKTDDNWGWAAELLAAHGLTTTTALASLLQADTITSVRRALDHRYSPGPDRLLDDVLLWHYGERHIDLTAEPAEANPTPRRDSLQRRHRQMATFRALESSR; via the coding sequence ATGAGCGCCTGGGATCAGTTGGATGACCGTCTCCGCCCCGCGGTGGAAGCGAGCACCCGCGAGTTTGAGCGGGTCCGGCCGCGCCTCGAAGAGGTAACCCGTCAAATGCAGGCCGGTATCCAGGACATCTTTGTCGGCACCGAACTCAACCCGCTGTTCGTCACGGCCCGCACCAAGACCGTCGAGTCGTTCCGCGACAAGGCCTCCCGCATGCTCGCCGCGACGGTGCCCGGGGACCTGCCGACCCTGGTGTTTCCCGACCCGCTGCGCAACCTTACCGACGTCGTCGGCGTCCGGGTGATCACCACCCTGCCGCACGAGGTGGATGTCGCAGCCAACCTGATCAAGCGCCAACGTCAGGACTTCGATTGTCGGGGGGATCGGGAGAAAGACATCGGCACCATCGAATCGGGCACCTACGGCTACTCCAGCCGTCACCTGATTCTTCGGACCATCCAGAACGAGGCTGTCAAGGAGTACCAGAAGGCACTGGACCCGGCGGCCAAAGCCGGCGGCAGTTACATGCTTGAGGTCCAGATCCGCACCGTCCTTGCACACGCATGGTCCGAGATTGAACACGACATCCGATTCAAGGCCTCCAATCCGCGTGCCTGGAGCCCCTACTTCGACCGGCAGTTCACGGGTACCGCAGCGATGCTCGAGTCCGTTGAGTCGGCGTTCGCTGAACTGCACGAACGGTATGAAACCGTCACCGGTTTCTGGGACGAGGAGGGTGAGGGCAGCGTCACACTCACCCCGAACCGGGTCCGGGACGTGTGGCAGACGCTTCTCCCGCACGTCGACCGGAAGACCGATGACAACTGGGGCTGGGCGGCCGAACTCCTCGCTGCGCACGGGCTGACGACGACGACGGCGCTTGCGTCGCTGCTGCAGGCGGACACCATCACCTCGGTGCGCCGCGCGCTGGATCACCGATACTCGCCGGGACCCGACCGGCTCCTCGACGACGTGCTGCTGTGGCACTACGGAGAACGCCACATCGACCTGACGGCTGAGCCCGCCGAGGCGAACCCCACCCCACGCCGGGACAGCCTGCAACGCCGGCACCGGCAGATGGCCACCTTCAGGGCCCTGGAGTCCAGCCGCTAA
- a CDS encoding caspase family protein: MSKYALCVGINKFENLPTNGWLNGCVNDAKDFAALLTEQYGFAKRNVTVLLDSKATRAAVIGKLQAMVKRAKPDDHLVFTFSSHGTQVLDASGDEPDGADEAFVTFDMRQKGDQWDASTLILDDELHDLLATLPDGVLLDVVLDTCHSGSGLRALDLLPTRRPRFVPPPTPLGLEQTESADPRAFRDLVRSDAAAKPVLFAACRSDQTAADADFSGRYSGAFSYFLLKALRDDPAKSRRDVLKQVSADLRGGKFTQRAQLEAPAAAKGSAWGAAF, translated from the coding sequence ATGTCCAAGTACGCACTCTGTGTCGGCATCAACAAGTTTGAGAACCTGCCGACCAACGGCTGGCTGAACGGGTGCGTCAATGACGCCAAGGACTTCGCTGCGTTACTCACCGAGCAGTATGGGTTCGCCAAACGGAACGTGACGGTGCTCCTGGACTCGAAGGCCACCAGGGCTGCGGTCATCGGCAAGCTGCAGGCGATGGTGAAGCGGGCCAAACCGGATGATCATCTGGTGTTCACGTTTTCCAGCCACGGCACGCAGGTACTCGACGCGTCGGGGGACGAACCGGACGGAGCCGACGAGGCGTTCGTTACGTTCGACATGAGGCAGAAGGGCGACCAGTGGGATGCTTCCACCCTGATCCTTGACGACGAGTTGCATGACCTGCTGGCCACCCTGCCTGACGGTGTCCTGCTCGATGTCGTCCTGGACACCTGTCACAGCGGGTCCGGGCTGCGCGCGCTGGATCTGCTTCCGACCAGGCGGCCCCGATTCGTCCCGCCGCCCACACCTCTTGGCCTGGAACAGACTGAATCGGCCGATCCGCGCGCGTTCCGCGATCTGGTCCGGTCCGACGCGGCGGCAAAGCCAGTCCTGTTCGCCGCTTGTCGCTCGGACCAGACAGCCGCCGATGCTGACTTCTCGGGGCGTTACAGTGGCGCTTTCAGCTACTTTCTCCTCAAAGCTCTCAGAGATGACCCCGCGAAAAGCCGACGCGACGTGTTGAAGCAGGTCAGCGCCGACCTGCGCGGCGGGAAATTCACGCAGCGCGCGCAACTCGAAGCCCCGGCGGCGGCCAAGGGCTCAGCCTGGGGCGCCGCGTTTTAG
- a CDS encoding caspase family protein, producing the protein MEPTTLGPTTLEPATAESPAAASDAAARGSGLSAEQLALLKPHVVNLSRGKFSSGGEISSTAADVDAIFEEHLPAFAAARTGVPIMIYAHGGLVSESSGLRSAHRQREWWTSNGVYPIFFIWETGFLDALFGSLPGGRGVVGDLKDRAVELTARAAGGERIWGEMKRFAEVASASGGGALYVAQALGKYVAANPKTTVHAVGHSAGSIFHSSFVPAALKAGLPEFASLNLLAPAVRTDTFKTQLAPEAGKGIKSLAMFTMKQQAERDDSVARPFYGKSLLYLVRASFEKEEFTPLLGLQECVNTDPELRKFFGVDGGKGKAEVIWSVTDSGPETHRSTATSHGGFDDDAATMESVARRVTGKKPKPFGAARTLEEPLASAAPASGSTRRSARRALCIGINAYPPGSELYGCVADAQAWGSQLESVGFEVTTLLDAQATRVNIIQGIFDLVSHSTAGDVLVVQYAGHGTYVDDLDGDEKEEGNAEKLHDEALCPVDFQAGNLVIDDDLGEIFDLLPEEVNLTAFFDSCHSGDGTRLLPSFGATVVDGAQRAADHGRRARFLVPDEATTANFRLRRGTPVNDGPRANARELLFSACQPDEVAYETGGHGDFTVAASLLVATSALKATNGDFLSKVLESFSHQPRQNPYSYGPAAASARMFLAPLTTPAPTPGSQRPVEGTAVGTVAATTDDAAARARAAASFLRATADFIDR; encoded by the coding sequence ATGGAGCCCACGACACTGGGGCCCACAACATTGGAGCCCGCCACTGCGGAATCCCCCGCCGCTGCGTCTGACGCCGCCGCGCGCGGGTCTGGGCTGAGCGCGGAGCAGCTAGCCCTGCTGAAGCCGCACGTCGTGAACCTGAGCCGTGGAAAGTTCTCCTCCGGTGGCGAGATCAGCTCCACTGCCGCGGATGTCGATGCCATCTTCGAGGAGCATCTCCCGGCGTTCGCCGCAGCTCGGACCGGGGTGCCGATCATGATCTACGCCCACGGCGGGTTGGTCAGCGAGTCTTCGGGGCTGCGGTCCGCACACCGGCAACGCGAGTGGTGGACCTCGAACGGTGTGTACCCCATTTTCTTCATCTGGGAGACCGGGTTCCTCGACGCACTCTTCGGATCCCTGCCCGGTGGCCGCGGTGTGGTGGGGGACCTGAAGGACCGGGCTGTTGAGCTGACTGCACGAGCTGCCGGAGGCGAACGAATCTGGGGTGAAATGAAGCGCTTCGCCGAGGTAGCCTCGGCGTCAGGTGGCGGGGCACTGTACGTAGCGCAGGCGCTCGGGAAGTACGTGGCCGCGAATCCCAAAACCACCGTGCACGCCGTAGGACACAGCGCCGGATCAATCTTCCACTCCTCTTTCGTGCCGGCCGCGTTGAAGGCTGGCCTGCCGGAATTCGCGTCACTGAATCTGTTGGCTCCGGCGGTTCGGACGGACACCTTCAAGACGCAGCTGGCACCCGAGGCGGGCAAAGGCATCAAATCCCTGGCCATGTTCACCATGAAGCAGCAGGCGGAACGTGACGATAGCGTCGCAAGGCCCTTTTACGGCAAGTCGCTGCTGTATCTGGTGCGCGCGTCCTTCGAGAAAGAGGAATTTACTCCCCTCCTCGGTCTTCAGGAGTGCGTCAACACCGACCCGGAGCTGCGGAAATTCTTCGGCGTCGATGGGGGCAAGGGCAAGGCGGAGGTGATCTGGTCGGTCACTGACAGCGGTCCGGAAACGCATCGCAGCACCGCCACGTCGCACGGAGGGTTCGACGATGATGCCGCCACCATGGAGAGCGTCGCCCGCCGGGTGACCGGCAAGAAACCGAAACCGTTTGGCGCCGCCAGGACCCTTGAAGAACCATTGGCCAGTGCTGCCCCCGCCAGCGGATCGACCCGAAGAAGTGCCCGCCGGGCGCTGTGTATCGGGATCAACGCCTACCCGCCGGGAAGCGAACTCTACGGCTGCGTGGCCGACGCGCAGGCCTGGGGTAGCCAGCTGGAATCGGTTGGGTTTGAGGTGACCACCCTCCTCGACGCGCAGGCAACCCGGGTCAACATTATTCAGGGGATTTTCGACCTGGTCAGTCACAGCACCGCAGGGGACGTCCTGGTGGTGCAGTATGCCGGTCATGGAACGTATGTCGACGATCTGGACGGCGACGAAAAGGAGGAGGGAAACGCCGAGAAGCTCCACGACGAGGCCCTGTGTCCAGTCGACTTCCAGGCCGGGAACCTGGTCATCGACGATGACCTCGGGGAAATTTTCGACCTGCTCCCCGAGGAGGTGAACCTGACCGCCTTCTTCGACTCCTGTCACTCCGGCGACGGCACCCGGCTGCTGCCTTCCTTCGGTGCCACCGTTGTCGACGGCGCACAGCGAGCCGCCGACCATGGTCGGCGTGCCCGGTTCCTGGTACCCGATGAGGCAACCACGGCGAACTTCAGGTTACGGCGCGGCACCCCCGTCAACGATGGTCCCCGCGCCAATGCGCGCGAGCTCCTCTTCAGCGCATGTCAGCCCGATGAGGTGGCGTATGAGACCGGCGGGCACGGGGACTTCACCGTTGCGGCAAGCCTGCTGGTGGCTACCAGCGCCCTGAAGGCCACCAACGGGGATTTCCTGTCGAAGGTGCTGGAGTCGTTCTCGCACCAGCCACGGCAGAACCCTTACTCCTACGGTCCAGCTGCGGCCTCAGCCAGGATGTTCCTGGCACCCTTGACCACGCCGGCCCCCACCCCGGGCAGCCAGCGCCCGGTGGAGGGTACTGCCGTCGGTACGGTGGCTGCCACCACCGACGACGCCGCTGCACGGGCCCGTGCAGCGGCGTCGTTCCTCAGGGCGACGGCCGACTTTATCGATCGGTGA
- a CDS encoding flotillin family protein, with protein MDLSQFIGIGIVLAVLVVMAVIAAVIARLALRIASPSEALIITGKGSQESQRVVFGRTFINPFSQRAFSISLASRQVTLQIEGISKNGIKLRLTGVAQIKVGGDEEAVRRAAQRFLNQQEQIDHYTQETLSGSLRSIVGTLSVDSIIKDRASFAKSVKEEAEHSMHNQGLEIDTFQIQSVDDDSSYLKNLGRPEAALAEKQAKIAEANAAQEAAEAAAIADEQVALAEQRLALRRAELKEAADARQAQADAAGPLAAAEQRQSILLKEQQVASRQSELRERELDIEIRKPADAEKYRVEQEAAGKLEQRKRQSEADQVEAEVALTKRRLSAEGDKVTAEAEAAANTARGNAAASVTRANGAAEAEIIALRGQAEADVVRQKGIAEAEGIEAQAKAYEQFNEAAILNKVMEILPQIAREIAAPMAGIDNMTVISNDGATQLSKNVTGGLQQTFQVLKDTTGLDAVEMLKNWGAKDDGTTPTATPSENTHPTVG; from the coding sequence GTGGACCTCAGTCAATTTATCGGTATCGGCATCGTACTTGCCGTCCTGGTGGTGATGGCGGTCATCGCCGCCGTCATCGCTCGTCTCGCCCTAAGAATCGCCAGCCCGTCCGAAGCTCTGATCATCACCGGCAAAGGCAGCCAGGAAAGCCAGCGCGTGGTGTTCGGCCGCACCTTCATCAACCCCTTCAGCCAGAGGGCGTTCTCGATCTCCCTGGCCTCCCGGCAGGTGACCCTCCAGATTGAGGGCATCTCCAAGAACGGCATCAAGCTGCGGTTGACCGGCGTCGCCCAGATCAAGGTTGGCGGCGACGAAGAAGCGGTCCGCCGGGCTGCCCAGCGGTTCCTGAACCAGCAGGAACAGATCGACCACTACACCCAGGAAACCCTCTCCGGTTCGCTGCGCTCCATCGTGGGCACGCTGTCGGTGGATTCCATCATCAAGGACCGCGCGTCCTTCGCTAAGAGTGTGAAGGAAGAAGCCGAGCATTCGATGCACAACCAGGGTCTGGAGATCGACACTTTCCAGATCCAGTCGGTTGACGACGATTCCAGCTACCTGAAGAACCTTGGCCGTCCGGAGGCCGCGCTCGCCGAGAAGCAGGCGAAGATCGCCGAAGCCAACGCTGCGCAGGAAGCCGCCGAGGCCGCAGCGATCGCCGACGAGCAGGTGGCCCTCGCCGAACAGCGCCTCGCCCTCCGCCGAGCCGAGCTTAAAGAGGCCGCCGACGCACGCCAGGCCCAGGCCGACGCCGCCGGCCCACTGGCAGCCGCAGAGCAGCGCCAGTCCATCCTGCTCAAGGAGCAGCAGGTTGCCTCCCGGCAGTCCGAACTGCGCGAACGCGAACTGGACATCGAAATCCGCAAGCCCGCCGACGCTGAGAAGTACCGCGTGGAGCAGGAAGCCGCGGGTAAGCTCGAGCAGCGCAAGCGCCAGTCGGAAGCCGACCAGGTGGAGGCCGAAGTCGCACTGACTAAGCGGCGTCTGAGTGCGGAAGGCGACAAGGTCACCGCTGAGGCGGAGGCTGCAGCTAATACGGCCCGCGGTAACGCGGCAGCCTCAGTGACCCGTGCCAACGGTGCGGCAGAGGCTGAGATCATTGCGCTTCGCGGTCAGGCAGAAGCCGACGTCGTCCGGCAGAAGGGCATTGCCGAGGCCGAGGGAATCGAAGCCCAGGCCAAGGCTTACGAGCAGTTCAACGAGGCGGCCATCCTCAACAAGGTGATGGAGATCCTGCCGCAAATCGCGCGGGAAATCGCCGCGCCGATGGCCGGGATCGACAACATGACGGTCATCTCCAACGACGGCGCCACCCAGCTGAGCAAGAACGTCACTGGCGGGTTGCAGCAGACCTTCCAGGTGCTCAAGGACACCACCGGACTGGACGCCGTGGAAATGCTCAAGAACTGGGGAGCCAAGGACGATGGGACCACACCCACGGCCACGCCATCCGAGAATACCCACCCCACTGTCGGGTAG
- a CDS encoding SRPBCC family protein, producing the protein MSEKSIAATRVIDASAAAIFNVLSNPERHAQIDGSGMVQSDDKSDRITAVGQVFTMNQHWEKMGGDYKTDNHVVGYGHNKLLAWKTAEAGTEPAGWQWVWELTPQGPDSTEVALTYDWAAVTDTKVLKMVSFPAVSAHDLESSLNNLAAAVSEA; encoded by the coding sequence ATGAGTGAGAAATCCATCGCCGCAACCCGAGTTATCGATGCGTCAGCGGCCGCGATCTTCAACGTCCTGTCCAACCCTGAGCGGCATGCGCAGATTGACGGCTCGGGCATGGTGCAGTCCGACGACAAGTCGGATCGGATCACCGCTGTCGGGCAGGTGTTCACCATGAACCAGCACTGGGAAAAGATGGGCGGCGACTACAAAACCGACAACCATGTGGTGGGCTATGGCCACAACAAGTTACTCGCCTGGAAGACGGCCGAGGCCGGCACCGAGCCGGCGGGATGGCAGTGGGTGTGGGAGCTGACCCCGCAGGGTCCGGACTCCACCGAGGTGGCATTGACCTACGACTGGGCGGCCGTCACCGATACGAAGGTGCTCAAGATGGTGTCCTTCCCGGCGGTCTCCGCCCACGATCTGGAGTCCTCGCTGAACAACCTGGCCGCCGCAGTGTCGGAGGCGTAA